In a single window of the Acyrthosiphon pisum isolate AL4f chromosome X, pea_aphid_22Mar2018_4r6ur, whole genome shotgun sequence genome:
- the LOC100165353 gene encoding E3 ubiquitin-protein ligase RING1-like: MASADPTGVTKTWELSLYELHRSPQEAITDNTEIAVSPRSLHSELMCPICLDMLKKTMTTKECLHRFCSDCIVTALRSGNKECPTCRKKLVSKRSLRPDPNFDLLISKIYPNRDEYEAHQTRVLEKLNNSHSQANLVQSINEGIKLQTQNRLQRTKKPQNEELNESNSSTTPKPSNSSGQDNVTRTMVQTKVAKKMKSVMISEKEGPSSTVDTTDITECDGAPKGVSADEIELVFKPHPTEMTNDNQLIRVLKENSIRYIKTTANATVDHLSKYLAMRLTVDLGSELTEQTLNFLIYVASTADQLVPLNGSQTLRNVHDKYWKVNKPLEMFYSFT; this comes from the exons atGGCTTCAGCAGATCCAACGGGCGTTACCAAAACTTGGGAACTTTCACTATACGAATTACATAGATCTCCTCAAGAAGCTATTACAGATAACACCGAAATTGCTGTATCCCCACGAAGTCTGCATAGTGAACTAATGTGTCCAATATGTTTGGATATGTTGAAAAAAACAATGACTACTAAAGAATGCCTccatag attctgttcAGACTGTATTGTGACTGCTCTCCGTTCAGGTAATAAAGAATGCCCTACCTGTCGTAAGAAACTAGTATCTAAACGGTCGCTACGCCCTGATCCAAATTTTGATCTTCTTATATCTAAGATCTATCCTAACCGTGATGAATATGAAGCACATCAAACTAGAGTGTTGGAAAAGTTAAACAATAGTCACAGTCAGGCTAATTTAGTTCAGTCAATAAATGAAggtattaaattacaaactcAAAATCGACTACAACGTACCAAAAAACCCCAAAATGAAGAACTAAATGAAAGTAACTCATCAACTACTCCAAAACCATCAAATAGTTCAGGTCAAGATAATGTAACAAGAACAATGGTACAAACAAAAGTGGCAAAGAAGATGAAGTCTGTTATGATTTCAGAAAAAGAAGGACCCTCTTCAACTGTTGACACCACAGACATAACAGAATGTGATGGAGCACCAAAAGGTGTGTCAGCAGATGAAATAGAACTAGTGTTTAAACCTCATCCTACAGAAATGACCAATGATAATCAGTTGATCAGAGTTTTGAAGGAAAACTCTATTcgttatataaaaacaacagCTAATGCAACTG ttgatCATTTGAGTAAGTATTTAGCTATGCGATTGACGGTAGACCTTGGCTCAGAACTTACAGAACAAACACTCAATTTTCTTATCTATGTTGCATCAACTGCTGATCAATTGGTTCCTCTCAATGGCAGTCAAACACTCCGAAACGTACACGATAAGTATTGGAAAGTTAACAAGCCACTGGAAATGTTCTACtcttttacttaa